The following proteins are encoded in a genomic region of Micrococcales bacterium:
- a CDS encoding adenylosuccinate synthase: MPAIVLVGAQWGDEGKGKATDLLGSKVDYVVKFNGGNNAGHTVVVGGQSYALHLLPSGILTPGVVPVIGNGVVVDLEVLFHELDDLDQRGVDTSRLLVSANAHVIASFNRTMDKVTERFLGQRRIGTTGRGIGPTYADKISRVGIRVQDLFDHGILRQKVEGALMQKNHLLVKVYNRRAVAVTEVVEELESLAERLRPMVADTALLLNQALDQGKTVLLEGGQATMLDVDHGTYPFVTSSNATAGGACTGSGIGPTRIDRVIAVIKAYSTRVGAGPFVTELHDADGERLRDIGREYGVTTGRPRRCGWFDALVARHTARINGVTDFVLTKLDVLTGWESIPVCVGYRIGDRVYDELPVSQSDIHHAEPIYEQLPGWDQDISRARSYAALPANAQDYILAIQDLAGVRVSVVGVGAARDAIIQRHSLTD, translated from the coding sequence ATGCCGGCGATCGTGCTAGTTGGAGCCCAATGGGGCGACGAAGGCAAGGGCAAGGCGACCGACTTACTGGGCTCAAAAGTCGACTATGTTGTCAAGTTCAACGGTGGTAACAACGCAGGTCATACGGTTGTCGTGGGCGGGCAAAGCTACGCTTTGCATCTGCTGCCAAGTGGCATTTTGACTCCGGGCGTGGTGCCGGTGATCGGCAACGGCGTGGTGGTTGACCTTGAAGTGTTGTTCCACGAACTAGACGATCTGGACCAACGCGGCGTTGACACTTCCCGCCTGCTTGTCAGCGCAAATGCCCATGTCATCGCCTCCTTTAACCGCACAATGGACAAGGTCACCGAGCGGTTTCTGGGACAGCGGCGGATCGGCACTACTGGTCGCGGCATTGGCCCGACCTATGCCGACAAGATCTCGCGGGTCGGCATTCGCGTCCAGGACCTGTTCGACCACGGGATTTTGCGCCAGAAGGTTGAAGGCGCCCTAATGCAAAAGAACCACCTGCTGGTCAAGGTCTACAACCGCCGTGCCGTGGCTGTGACCGAGGTTGTTGAAGAGCTCGAAAGCCTGGCCGAGCGATTGCGCCCAATGGTGGCAGACACGGCACTTTTGCTCAATCAGGCTCTTGACCAGGGCAAGACGGTTCTCCTCGAAGGCGGCCAGGCCACCATGCTGGACGTTGACCACGGCACATATCCCTTCGTCACCTCATCGAACGCCACCGCTGGCGGGGCTTGCACTGGCTCGGGCATTGGCCCGACTCGAATCGACCGGGTGATCGCGGTGATAAAGGCCTATTCAACCCGAGTGGGCGCCGGTCCGTTTGTGACCGAGTTGCACGATGCCGACGGCGAGCGTTTACGCGACATCGGCCGCGAGTATGGGGTCACCACGGGCCGGCCTAGGCGCTGCGGCTGGTTCGATGCCCTGGTCGCCCGCCACACCGCCCGCATCAACGGGGTGACCGATTTCGTTCTAACTAAGCTGGACGTCTTGACTGGCTGGGAGTCGATTCCGGTCTGTGTTGGCTACCGAATAGGTGACCGGGTCTATGACGAGTTGCCGGTTTCGCAAAGTGACATTCACCACGCCGAGCCGATCTACGAACAACTGCCCGGCTGGGACCAGGACATTTCCAGAGCTCGGTCGTACGCAGCACTACCGGCCAACGCTCAGGACTACATTCTGGCGATCCAGGATCTGGCTGGCGTGCGCGTTTCGGTGGTTGGTGTGGGCGCCGCTCGCGATGCGATCATCCAGCGCCACTCGCTGACGGACTAG